The Ochotona princeps isolate mOchPri1 chromosome 23, mOchPri1.hap1, whole genome shotgun sequence genome includes a window with the following:
- the CD180 gene encoding CD180 antigen, giving the protein MAANVSCFLLVLLIPAICKLVISSDQVCIEKEVNKTYNCENLGLNKIPDTLSNETEILEFSFNFLPAIQNTTFNRLPKLTFLDITRCQINWIHEDAFQSQSQLSTLVLTGNPLVFIAETAFKGPVSLKHLFLIQTGITSLEFIPGHHLKHLESLYLGSNHISSIELPENFPIKNLKVLDFENNAIHFLHKKDMKSLKQASNLSLNFNGNDIKSVESEAFMSMTFQRVNFGGTVDLSGIFKGLRKSTIQSLWLGSYEDTDDAELNSTTFEGLCEMSVKSINLQKHHFQDPTAATFQCFTQLLELDLTATHLHQLPSAIKGMQSLKKLVLSVNKFENLCHISAASFPSLTHLYIKGNTKKLQLGVDCLETLGNLEHLDLSHNDLEAADCCQVQFRGLLRLENLNLSYNEPLQLQSQAFKDCPRLRFLDLAFTHLKLSEQPSPFQNLRHLQVLNLSHCLLDTRNQNLFMELPDLRHLNLQGNPFYDGTIPKTNLLQTLSRLESLVLASCGLHSIDPQAFRSLGEMSVVDLSHNNLTHDSLEALGHLKGIYLNLATNVIRTIPYHLVAILSQQTTINLSHNPLDCTCSNNAFLTWYQANLQKLEGSEQTVCATPPSLRGVKLSAVKLHCGLTAMGICFLVVLLGLFIILLVFAIKFLLRWKYQHI; this is encoded by the exons AAAGAAGTGAACAAAACCTATAACTGTGAAAACTTAGGACTCAACAAAATTCCTGACACTCTATCAAACGAAACAGAAATTTTGGAATTCAGCTTTAATTTCTTGCCTGCAATTCAAAATACAACCTTtaacaggctcccaaagcttaCCTTTTTGGATATAACCAG GTGTCAGATTAACTGGATACATGAAGATGCTTTTCAAAGCCAAAGTCAACTGAGCACTCTTGTGCTCACGGGAAATCCCCTGGTATTCATTGCGGAAACTGCGTTTAAAGGGCCCGTGTCACTGAAACATCTGTTCTTAATTCAAACAGGGATAACCAGTCTTGAGTTTATCCCAGGGCACCATCTGAAACATTTGGAAAGTTTGTATCTTGGAAGCAACCATATTTCTTCCATTGAGCTCCCTGAAAACTTCCCAATAAAGAATCTGAAAGTTCTGGATTTTGAGAATAACGCTATCCACTTCCTCCATAAAAAAGACATGAAGTCCCTGAAACAGGCTAGCAACCTGAGCCTTAACTTCAATGGCAATGACATTAAAAGTGTTGAATCCGAGGCTTTCATGTCAATGACCTTCCAAAGAGTGAACTTCGGAGGGACTGTGGACCTGTCTGGCATCTTCAAGGGTCTGAGGAAGTCCACCATTCAGTCACTGTGGCTGGGCTCATACGAGGACACTGATGACGCAGAACTGAATTCAACCACATTTGAAGgactttgtgaaatgtctgtgaAGAGCATCAACTTGCAGAAACACCATTTCCAAGATCCCACGGCAGCCACGTTTCAATGCTTcacacagctgctggagctggatCTGACAGCCACTCACTTGCACCAGTTACCCAGTGCGATTAAGGGCATGCAGTCACTCAAGAAACTAGTTCTCAgtgtaaataaatttgaaaacttgTGTCACATCAGTGCTGCCAGTTTTCCATCCCTTACACATCTCTACATCAAAGGCAACACAAAGAAACTCCAGCTCGGTGTTGACTGCTTGGAAACATTAGGAAACCTTGAGCACCTGGATTTGAGCCATAATGATCTAGAAGCTGCTGACTGCTGCCAGGTACAGTTCAGAGGTCTGTTGCGCTTGGAAAACCTCAACCTGAGTTACAATGAGCCCCTGCAACTCCAGAGTCAGGCATTCAAAGACTGCCCTAGACTCAGATTTCTGGATTTGGCCTTCACCCACTTGAAGCTGAGTGAGCAACCAAGTCCCTTCCAAAATCTCCGTCACCTGCAGGTTCTGAATCTGTCTCACTGCCTCTTAGATACCAGAAATCAGAATCTCTTCATGGAACTGCCTGATCTCCGACATCTGAACTTACAGGGGAATCCATTTTACGACGGGACCATCCCCAAAACCAACCTGCTTCAGACACTGAGCCGCTTGGAGAGTCTGGTTTTAGCCTCTTGCGGTCTTCACTCCATTGACCCCCAGGCATTCCGTAGCCTTGGAGAAATGAGTGTTGTCGACTTAAGCCATAACAACCTGACACATGATAGTCTTGAAGCCCTTGGCCACCTAAAAGGAATCTATCTCAACTTGGCCACCAATGTCATTCGCACAATCCCATACCATCTCGTCGCCATCTTGTCCCAGCAAACCACCATTAATTTAAGTCACAATCCCCTGGACTGCACCTGCTCAAATAATGCTTTCTTAACATGGTACCAAGCAAACCTACAAAAGCTCGAAGGCTCCGAGCAGACCGTATGTGCCACCCCGCCGTCTCTCAGGGGAGTAAAACTCTCTGCTGTCAAGTTACACTGTGGGCTGACAGCCATGGGCATTTGCTTTCTGGTGGTGCTTTTAGGGTTGTTCATCATTCTGCTCGTTTTTGCAATTAAGTTCCTCCTCAGGTGGAAATACCAGCACATTTAA